Within Halorubrum lacusprofundi ATCC 49239, the genomic segment GGTGCCGGTCACGACCGCGGTGAGTAGCGCGACGGAGAGTGGACTCAGGCCGATCACAGTTTATTCCAAAAGAAGGAGGTATAAATCATTTTGTTATCCTGATCCGACATCCCCGTTCGGCCGGGGGCCGAAGACGAGAGGGATCAGCCGACCAGAGTCACCCCCGCTATCGCGACGCCGACGACGAGGTAGCTGCAGTCCGGGGCGATGCCGAGAACCGACGCGTCGTCGATCCGACCCGCGAGCGCGGTGATGCAGACCGACGCGGCGATGCCGACGCCGAGCGCCCCGACGAGCGGCCACGCAAGCAGGCCGGCGACGGCCGCGGCCGTCACGATGCCTGCCGCGAGCAGGTCCACCCCGTACAGCACCCACCGGGTCCGGGCGACGCCGAACACGACGGGAAGCGTCGCGACGCCGACCGCCGCGTCCGCCTCGACGTCCCGGACGTTCGGAAGCTCGGCGTCGACGAACGATCGCAAGAGGAAGTACGCGAAGACGACGGGAACGGTCGGCCCCGCCGACGACCCGGCGAACGCGATTGGGAGGAACGTGAGGGCGGTCGCCCACCCCGCCGCGACGACGACCGAATTGACGACGAGCACGTCCTTCAGGCGCGGGACGTAGCTGCGCCCGCCGTCGGTGACCGTCGCGCCGACTCGGCCGGCGATCCGGTCGTCGGGGGTGATGCTCGCGAGGGCTGCACCGACGGCGCGGCCGAGGTCCGGTAGCCAGTCAGAGGCGTACACGACCCAGAACGCACCGGGGAGCAGGGTGAGCGCGAGCGCGAGCGGTCCGCCCGTCACCGCGACTGCGACAGCTAATCCGTAGGCAAGCGCGGCAGCGATCATCAGTTGGTCCCCGTAGCGACGGGCAACCAGCGCCCGATTCGGCGTCGACGCGGCGTCCGTGTCCGCGTCGGCGACGTGGTCGACGCTGTACACCGCGAAGGTGACGAGCGCGACGACCGCCGGAGCGACTGTCGGGGAGACGCCGAGGAGGACGGTCGCGATGAGCGTCTCGACGGCCGCGACGAGCGCCGTGAACGGCGACCCCCACGCGAAGGCGGTAGCAAGCCGCCGACCGTCGGCGCTCGGCCTGGTCGATGAATCGTTCGATGCGGCTGGGGAGTTGTTCGACGTGACCGAAGAGTCACTCGGTGATCTCGTGGACGCGGGCGGTTCCGAACGGTGCGGCGAGTCGGTACCGCCGGAGAGTTCCGACGGCGGATCTATCGTGTCTTGCATGGTTCGAGGCTGACGCCCCCGCCGACCGGCGACGCCCGCCATCTGTCACTCGTACTGCCGAATATATCTATTCGACCATGAGAAGCTAAATAAAACACCGCTTCAGTTCGTTTTATTTTGCGGCAGGAGCGGACAATCGGATCGTCTGCGACCCCTTCAGTACGCTTTTGGGGCGAGCGACCGATGGATCGCGTATGGATGGAACCTTCGATCACGTGATGATTCGCGTCGAGGACTTAGAGGAAAGCCTCGACTGGTATCAGACCCACCTGAACTACGAGGAGAAGGGCCGCTGGGAGGCCGACACGTTCACCAACGTCTACCTCGGTCCCGAGGAGATGCACGAGGACGGGGCGACCCTGGAGCTCACCTACAACCACGGCGACAACACCTACGAGATCGGTGACGCGTGGGGCCACATCGCCGTGCGAGTCCCCGAGGACGCCCTGCAGGAGTCGTACGATCAGTTGATGGAGGAGGGCGTCGACGACTATCGCGACCCCGAGTCGTGCGGGAACCGCTACGCGTTCGTGAAGGACCCCGACGGCCACGAGATCGAGATCGTCAAGCGCGACTACGGCGCGACGTGGAGTATCGACCACACGATGATCCGCGTCGAGGACGCTGACGAGGCGCTCGGCTACTGGACCCGCAAGTTCGAGTACGCCGAGGCGCGCGGCCGGTGGGAGGCCGACTCCTTCGCGAACTACTTCATGGCCCCCGAGGACGCCCCGAAGGAGGCGATGAAGCTAGAGATCACCTACAACTACGACGGCCGCGAGTACACGATGGGCGACGGCTGGGGCCACCTCTGCGTCCGCGTCGACGACCTCGACGAGGCGTGGGATCAGCTGATGGTCCGCGAAGCCCTCGACTACCGCGATCCGGAGTCCTGTGACCACAACTACGCGTTCACGAAGGACCAGGACGGCCACGAGATCGAACTGCTCGTCCGCGAGTAGACCGCGTCAGTTCGCCGTTTCCGGTCATCGATCACAGCTCCGCGACCACCTCTTTGCGCCCGGTGAGCGTCTCCGGGACGAGTCGGTAGAACGAAAAGCTGACATCTGCTGGTCGATCGCCGAAGATATCCACGAACGGGATCGTGACGCCTTCGAATCCCGCGAGCGCTTCCGTGGCGGTCTCGTCACCTGTTGTCGGTTCGAGAGTCCCCTGAGCGACGACACTGACGTAGCCGCCGATCTCCTCGTCCCTATCGTACGTGACGAACGTCACGGATCTGCCGTCTAGTTCGCCTTTCCGCTTGGGCGGGAGATCGGCTATCCGGAAGTAGAACGCGGTCTGTACAGCGTTGTATCCGAACGAAACCGGGACGCTGTGTGGCGGCTCGTCGGACGGTGTCGACAGGGAAAGCACTCCGGTGCTGACACGATCTAAGAATGCGTCCCTCTCCGAATCGCTTAGCTGGATCTTTTCTCGAGCAGTCTCGACCATACGCCCCTGTAGAGGGTCGAATACCAAAAGACAGAGGGTGGCCTATATATGTGGTCTCGGTGTTCGGCCGAACTCGCGCTCCGTTCAGTCGTCGACAGCGCTGAGATCGAGCGTATTCCGACACGGAGTCGTGTCAAATACGCGCCTTGTCTCTCGCACGCCTCCCAGCACTCTCGATCGTCAGTAGGCAGTTTCGGCTCCGTTGACGCCCTCGTCTTCAGATATCGCACAGCATGACGCATCGGATCGCTGAAGCCTGCCGCTTGATCGATAGCGGGAGTGGGTATCGCGAATTGGTGACACGGTTGTTTATAAGCGATCGAGTGATGTTGCTGGCGGTTGTTTATATGTGATCGACGCTTCTGCGGTGAAGACCTCCAAAGCCCCAGCCGCGAGGGCGGCGCACGCTCGCTGCGCGCCTCACTCAGTTGCTATCGCTCCCTCGTTGCGGTGCTTACATCGCCTGCGCCGCCCTCGCGGCTGCCCCTTTAAGTCCCGCCCGACCGCAACCGCACAGCCTCACGCCTCCCCAGCCTCGTCGCTCGCTGCGTCGCCGGCGTTGCGCGCCGGCTGCATGAGGGACCTTCGGTCCCTCTCTGCTCGCGACTCCCTCGCGCGGCGCTCCTCGCGCCCAAAGGGCGCTCGGAGGCGCGCGCCACCGCCTCGTTCATTTATAAGTGATCGTCGCCGTCACTCCCGCCCTT encodes:
- a CDS encoding pyridoxamine 5'-phosphate oxidase family protein; the encoded protein is MVETAREKIQLSDSERDAFLDRVSTGVLSLSTPSDEPPHSVPVSFGYNAVQTAFYFRIADLPPKRKGELDGRSVTFVTYDRDEEIGGYVSVVAQGTLEPTTGDETATEALAGFEGVTIPFVDIFGDRPADVSFSFYRLVPETLTGRKEVVAEL
- a CDS encoding UbiA family prenyltransferase translates to MQDTIDPPSELSGGTDSPHRSEPPASTRSPSDSSVTSNNSPAASNDSSTRPSADGRRLATAFAWGSPFTALVAAVETLIATVLLGVSPTVAPAVVALVTFAVYSVDHVADADTDAASTPNRALVARRYGDQLMIAAALAYGLAVAVAVTGGPLALALTLLPGAFWVVYASDWLPDLGRAVGAALASITPDDRIAGRVGATVTDGGRSYVPRLKDVLVVNSVVVAAGWATALTFLPIAFAGSSAGPTVPVVFAYFLLRSFVDAELPNVRDVEADAAVGVATLPVVFGVARTRWVLYGVDLLAAGIVTAAAVAGLLAWPLVGALGVGIAASVCITALAGRIDDASVLGIAPDCSYLVVGVAIAGVTLVG
- a CDS encoding VOC family protein; its protein translation is MDGTFDHVMIRVEDLEESLDWYQTHLNYEEKGRWEADTFTNVYLGPEEMHEDGATLELTYNHGDNTYEIGDAWGHIAVRVPEDALQESYDQLMEEGVDDYRDPESCGNRYAFVKDPDGHEIEIVKRDYGATWSIDHTMIRVEDADEALGYWTRKFEYAEARGRWEADSFANYFMAPEDAPKEAMKLEITYNYDGREYTMGDGWGHLCVRVDDLDEAWDQLMVREALDYRDPESCDHNYAFTKDQDGHEIELLVRE